One stretch of Eretmochelys imbricata isolate rEreImb1 chromosome 1, rEreImb1.hap1, whole genome shotgun sequence DNA includes these proteins:
- the RPL31 gene encoding large ribosomal subunit protein eL31, whose protein sequence is MAPAKKGGEKKKGRSAINEVVTREYTINIHKRIHGVGFKKRAPRALKEIRKFAMKEMGTPDVRIDTRLNKAVWAKGIRNVPYRIRVRLSRKRNEDEDSPNKLYTLVTYVPVTTFKSLQTVNVDEN, encoded by the exons ATGGCTCCAGCAAAGAAAGGTGGAGAAAAGAAGAAGGGGAGATCTGCCATCAATGAGGTGGTGACTAGGGAATATACCATCAACATTCACAAACGGATCCATGGAGT GGGATTCAAGAAACGTGCCCCCCGTGCTCTCAAGGAGATCCGTAAATTTGCAATGAAGGAGATGGGTACTCCTGATGTACGCATTGACACCAGATTGAACAAAGCGGTCTGGGCCAAAGGGATAAG GAATGTTCCCTACCGCATCCGTGTACGTTTATCCAGAAAACGCAATGAGGATGAAGATTCACCCAACAAACTCTACACGCTGGTTACCTATGTACCAGTcaccactttcaaaa GTCTACAGACAGTCAATGTAGATGAAAACTAA